The following proteins come from a genomic window of Falco cherrug isolate bFalChe1 chromosome Z, bFalChe1.pri, whole genome shotgun sequence:
- the TAF1C gene encoding TATA box-binding protein-associated factor RNA polymerase I subunit C isoform X4 — protein sequence MEFPDALFPCYFGAGPPREEGGPAPAAGWGEHGQVLGAGRSSRQAETAFVPHRGQTGESWEPADAAAVPFLPPNESCCIPSLTPQDILYRGFLRRKLRTDKSGATLNFTKQLGHFFVDHPEDAFGSLGQLLHKNFYLGNSKRRARSSTIRMTALMEEIARLEARRRDWLFEVPLGLLGDCVHEDLLLQWAGLLFDDGPTGGALAWLPPRDGGAHRGCLVYPGGKAMNHLYFQDVVLKELPRTRGSPAQFELNGRIRQVAATRVDREDFVGIRSDYHCGVWRVPGRTGATPTPLQVIRTSVPASCLTVSPHLPGELAVCTQSGAVYLWNVETGLQKLRHDPQTMFFCDHSPWRWSEFTAHPRVLSCADRTGVQCLDTRAPERCYFNLFKAGEANGCQQGERVVLPMYLGRAHPFQHLIASQFSVYVLDERLPLVPVLKWTHMMKDPPLFAHLTPGGPGRSHKVLLGASRTQELLMLQYQGGRQSACRLVGPPQKLHSIAGCLQHFPTQLPHRHHLLQQRLSAPAIGLAAALQKDGPHESLLVFQLSEAGDVFCQRLTHEAVKPPAVISRTEATAGPGSSPLFEIPASSPPGLGREDKDEVEEEQTFYLSNLEVIFNEEEEEEDADTSAALEEAELPQEPCASPQPSRAEPSPATAIRYRRWLKALSKGCREHPRQASPDTFSQKRLFTRKELEWPPGPSALHRQVRQQLRQAMREGGCIRRWDPPGPQAPALLQPAEGLDALSTRLTKAWSRDWEQSWEERMSFNMAQRQQALRERRQRQKRSRGRRSLSASFTSSLTYQSELSQPSDGAPDPRPPKGSPPKQGSPPGGSPLPASPLHDDELLSSQSLRSRGIPKERRKTLRDYLAVWAEVPPEPPEPPGSQASQQCIPSSQSQLSSQSQLSSASQPRRKRPRMGF from the exons ATGGAGTTCCCGGACGCTCTCTTCCCCTGCTACTTCGGCGCTGGCCCGCCCCGGGAGGAGGGGGGCCCCGCTCCGGCCGCTGGCTGGGGCGAGCACGggcaggtgctgggggctggccGTTCCAGCCGCCAG GCCGAGACGGCGTTCGTGCCCCACCGCGGCCAGACGGGCGAGAGCTGGGAACCTGCCGACGCCGCTGCGGTGCCTTTTCTGCCTCCCAACGAGA GCTGCTGCATCCCCTCGCTCACACCTCAGGACATTCTCTACCGTGGCTTCCTGCGCAGGAAGCTCCGGACAGACAAGTCTGGAGCCACCTTGAACTTCACCAAGCAG CTGGGCCATTTCTTTGTGGATCACCCAGAAGATGCATTTGGCTCCCTTGGACAGCTGCTGCACAAGAACTTCTACCTGGGCAACTCCAAG AGACGGGCTCGGAGCAGTACTATCCGGATGACGGCCCTGATGGAGGAAATTGCCCGTCTGGAGGCCAGGCG CCGCGACTGGCTCTTTGAGGTGccgctggggctgctgggggactgcGTGCATGAGGACCTGCTGCTACAGTGGGCCGGCCTCCTCTTCGATGACGGCCCTACAGGGGGGGCACTGGCCTGGCTGCCCCCCAGAGATGGGGGGGCACACAGAGGCTGCCTGGTGTACCCCGGAGGGAAGGCCATGAACCACCTCT ATTTCCAGGACGTGGTGCTGAAGGAGCTGCCCCGCACCCGGGGCTCCCCAGCCCAATTTGAGCTCAATGGGCGCATCCGGCAAGTGGCTGCCACTCGGGTGGATAGGGAAG ATTTTGTTGGTATCCGCTCAGACTATCACTGCGGTGTTTGGAGGGTGCCAGGCAGGACAGGGgcaacccccaccccactgcaggTCATCCGTACCAGCgtgcctgcctcctgcctcaCTGTCAG CCCTCACCTACCTGGGGAACTGGCTGTCTGCACCCAGAGTGGAGCCGTCTACCTCTGGAACGTTGAGACAGG gctgcagaagctCCGACATGACCCCCAGACTATGTTTTTTTGTGACCATTCACCCTGGCGCTGGAGTGAATTCACAGCCCACCCGCgggtgctgagctgtgctgaccGCACTGGCGTGCAGTGCCTGGACACCCGG gcccCCGAGAGATGCTACTTCAACTTGTTCAAGGCAGGTGAGGCAAATGGTTGCCAACAGGGTGAGCGCGTGGTGCTGCCCATGTACCTGGGCAGGGCTCACCCCTTCCAGCACCTCATTGCTTCCCAG TTCTCTGTGTATGTGCTGGATGAGCGGTTGCCGCTGGTGCCTGTGCTGAAGTGGACGCACATGATGAAGGATCCCCCTCTCTTTGCCCATCTGACGCCAGGAGGCCCCGGGAGGAGCCATAAGGTGCTGCTTGGTGCATCTCGCACCCAGGAGCTGTTGATGCTGCAATACCAGG GGGGCAGGCAGTCGGCCTGCCGGCTGGTGGGACCTCCACAGAAGCTGCACAGCATCGccggctgcctgcagcacttTCCCACCCAGCTCCCGCACCGCCACCACCTGCTTCAGCAGCGCCTCAGTGCCCCAGCTATTG ggctggctgctgcactgcagaagGACGGACCACATGAGTCcctgctggttttccagctCTCTGAGGCTGGGGATGTCTTCTGCCAGAGGCTGACCCATGAGGCAGTGAAGCCCCCTGCAGTCATCTCCAGGACTGAGGCCACGGCAGGGCCTGGCTCTTCCCCTCTATTTGAGATTCCAGCCAGCAGCCCACCAGGCTTGGGCAGAGAGGACAAAGACGAGGTGGAGGAAGAGCAGACCTTCTATTTGTCCAACCTGGAGGTGATTTTcaatgaggaggaggaggaagaggatgcaGACACATCAGCGGCCCTGGAGGAAGCTGAGCTCCCCCAGGAGCCCTGTGCtagcccccagccctcccggGCGGAGCCCAGCCCAGCTACGGCCATACGGTACCGCCGGTGGCTGAAGGCCCTTtccaagggctgcagggagcaccCCAGGCAGGCTAGTCCCGACACCTTCAGCCAGAAGCGCCTCTTCACCCGTAAAGAGCTGGAGTGGCCACCTGGCCCCAGTGCCCTGCACAGGCAGGTGCGCCAACAGCTGCGCCAGGCCATGCGGGAAGGGGGGTGCATCCGGCGCTGGGACCCCCCAGGCCCCCAggcccctgccctcctgcagccgGCAGAGGGTCTGGACGCCCTGAGCACCCGCCTGACGAAGGCCTGGTCCCGGGACTGGGAGCAGTCGTGGGAGGAGAGGATGAGCTTCAACATGGCGCAGAGGCAGCAGGCGTTGCGGgagcggcggcagcggcagaAGCGATCCCGGGGCCGTCGCAGCCTTTCGGCCAGCTTCACCTCCTCCCTCACCTACCAGTCCGAATTGTCGCAGCCCAGCGATGGGGCCCCCGACCCGCGCCCCCCAAAGGGGAGCCCCCCAAAGCAGGGCTCTCCACCGGGTGGCAGCCCCCTCCCGGCATCGCCGCTGCACGACGACGAGCTCCTGTCCTCCCAGAGCCTGCGCAGCCGCGGCATCCCGAAGGAGCGGCGCAAGACGCTGCGGGACTACCTGGCGGTGTGGGCCGAGGTGCCCCCCGAGCCGCCGGAGCCCCCCGGCAGCCAGGCCAGCCAGCAGTGCATCCCCTCCTCCCAGAGCCAGCTCTCCTCCCAGAGCCAGCTCTCCTCCGCCTCCCAGCCCCGCCGCAAGCGGCCGCGCATGGGCTTCTGA
- the TAF1C gene encoding TATA box-binding protein-associated factor RNA polymerase I subunit C isoform X5: MEFPDALFPCYFGAGPPREEGGPAPAAGWGEHGQVLGAGRSSRQAETAFVPHRGQTGESWEPADAAAVPFLPPNESCCIPSLTPQDILYRGFLRRKLRTDKSGATLNFTKQLGHFFVDHPEDAFGSLGQLLHKNFYLGNSKVTRRARSSTIRMTALMEEIARLEARRLQKLRHDPQTMFFCDHSPWRWSEFTAHPRVLSCADRTGVQCLDTRAPERCYFNLFKAGEANGCQQGERVVLPMYLGRAHPFQHLIASQFSVYVLDERLPLVPVLKWTHMMKDPPLFAHLTPGGPGRSHKVLLGASRTQELLMLQYQGGRQSACRLVGPPQKLHSIAGCLQHFPTQLPHRHHLLQQRLSAPAIGLAAALQKDGPHESLLVFQLSEAGDVFCQRLTHEAVKPPAVISRTEATAGPGSSPLFEIPASSPPGLGREDKDEVEEEQTFYLSNLEVIFNEEEEEEDADTSAALEEAELPQEPCASPQPSRAEPSPATAIRYRRWLKALSKGCREHPRQASPDTFSQKRLFTRKELEWPPGPSALHRQVRQQLRQAMREGGCIRRWDPPGPQAPALLQPAEGLDALSTRLTKAWSRDWEQSWEERMSFNMAQRQQALRERRQRQKRSRGRRSLSASFTSSLTYQSELSQPSDGAPDPRPPKGSPPKQGSPPGGSPLPASPLHDDELLSSQSLRSRGIPKERRKTLRDYLAVWAEVPPEPPEPPGSQASQQCIPSSQSQLSSQSQLSSASQPRRKRPRMGF; the protein is encoded by the exons ATGGAGTTCCCGGACGCTCTCTTCCCCTGCTACTTCGGCGCTGGCCCGCCCCGGGAGGAGGGGGGCCCCGCTCCGGCCGCTGGCTGGGGCGAGCACGggcaggtgctgggggctggccGTTCCAGCCGCCAG GCCGAGACGGCGTTCGTGCCCCACCGCGGCCAGACGGGCGAGAGCTGGGAACCTGCCGACGCCGCTGCGGTGCCTTTTCTGCCTCCCAACGAGA GCTGCTGCATCCCCTCGCTCACACCTCAGGACATTCTCTACCGTGGCTTCCTGCGCAGGAAGCTCCGGACAGACAAGTCTGGAGCCACCTTGAACTTCACCAAGCAG CTGGGCCATTTCTTTGTGGATCACCCAGAAGATGCATTTGGCTCCCTTGGACAGCTGCTGCACAAGAACTTCTACCTGGGCAACTCCAAGGTGACG AGACGGGCTCGGAGCAGTACTATCCGGATGACGGCCCTGATGGAGGAAATTGCCCGTCTGGAGGCCAGGCG gctgcagaagctCCGACATGACCCCCAGACTATGTTTTTTTGTGACCATTCACCCTGGCGCTGGAGTGAATTCACAGCCCACCCGCgggtgctgagctgtgctgaccGCACTGGCGTGCAGTGCCTGGACACCCGG gcccCCGAGAGATGCTACTTCAACTTGTTCAAGGCAGGTGAGGCAAATGGTTGCCAACAGGGTGAGCGCGTGGTGCTGCCCATGTACCTGGGCAGGGCTCACCCCTTCCAGCACCTCATTGCTTCCCAG TTCTCTGTGTATGTGCTGGATGAGCGGTTGCCGCTGGTGCCTGTGCTGAAGTGGACGCACATGATGAAGGATCCCCCTCTCTTTGCCCATCTGACGCCAGGAGGCCCCGGGAGGAGCCATAAGGTGCTGCTTGGTGCATCTCGCACCCAGGAGCTGTTGATGCTGCAATACCAGG GGGGCAGGCAGTCGGCCTGCCGGCTGGTGGGACCTCCACAGAAGCTGCACAGCATCGccggctgcctgcagcacttTCCCACCCAGCTCCCGCACCGCCACCACCTGCTTCAGCAGCGCCTCAGTGCCCCAGCTATTG ggctggctgctgcactgcagaagGACGGACCACATGAGTCcctgctggttttccagctCTCTGAGGCTGGGGATGTCTTCTGCCAGAGGCTGACCCATGAGGCAGTGAAGCCCCCTGCAGTCATCTCCAGGACTGAGGCCACGGCAGGGCCTGGCTCTTCCCCTCTATTTGAGATTCCAGCCAGCAGCCCACCAGGCTTGGGCAGAGAGGACAAAGACGAGGTGGAGGAAGAGCAGACCTTCTATTTGTCCAACCTGGAGGTGATTTTcaatgaggaggaggaggaagaggatgcaGACACATCAGCGGCCCTGGAGGAAGCTGAGCTCCCCCAGGAGCCCTGTGCtagcccccagccctcccggGCGGAGCCCAGCCCAGCTACGGCCATACGGTACCGCCGGTGGCTGAAGGCCCTTtccaagggctgcagggagcaccCCAGGCAGGCTAGTCCCGACACCTTCAGCCAGAAGCGCCTCTTCACCCGTAAAGAGCTGGAGTGGCCACCTGGCCCCAGTGCCCTGCACAGGCAGGTGCGCCAACAGCTGCGCCAGGCCATGCGGGAAGGGGGGTGCATCCGGCGCTGGGACCCCCCAGGCCCCCAggcccctgccctcctgcagccgGCAGAGGGTCTGGACGCCCTGAGCACCCGCCTGACGAAGGCCTGGTCCCGGGACTGGGAGCAGTCGTGGGAGGAGAGGATGAGCTTCAACATGGCGCAGAGGCAGCAGGCGTTGCGGgagcggcggcagcggcagaAGCGATCCCGGGGCCGTCGCAGCCTTTCGGCCAGCTTCACCTCCTCCCTCACCTACCAGTCCGAATTGTCGCAGCCCAGCGATGGGGCCCCCGACCCGCGCCCCCCAAAGGGGAGCCCCCCAAAGCAGGGCTCTCCACCGGGTGGCAGCCCCCTCCCGGCATCGCCGCTGCACGACGACGAGCTCCTGTCCTCCCAGAGCCTGCGCAGCCGCGGCATCCCGAAGGAGCGGCGCAAGACGCTGCGGGACTACCTGGCGGTGTGGGCCGAGGTGCCCCCCGAGCCGCCGGAGCCCCCCGGCAGCCAGGCCAGCCAGCAGTGCATCCCCTCCTCCCAGAGCCAGCTCTCCTCCCAGAGCCAGCTCTCCTCCGCCTCCCAGCCCCGCCGCAAGCGGCCGCGCATGGGCTTCTGA